The sequence GCGAGGTGATGGACCGCCACATCAGGTCCGGGTCCCGGAACGTGGTGTCCATGGCCAGCACATGCCGGACGAACTCCCGGTTCGTGCCGTAGTCGGTGATGTTGCCGAAGGCGACCAGCGCGATATAGAGCGCCACCGTCCCGGTCAGCACCGTCGCCGCGAGCGGGAGCGCGGCGGACGACCGCGTGGCGGACGACCGCGTGGCGGCAGTGCCGTCCCCGTGTTCCTGCTCATGTTCCTGCTCATGCGTCGTCGCCGCATGAGCATCCGGCTTCCTGGCCATGACTTCCTCCATGGTGGTAAAAGGCCGCCCCCGCGGGCCGTCGCCGCCACCAAGTCCCGTACGCTGCTGCCCGTTCGACCGGGTGACCGAACGGATGACCGACCGGGCCGGAAACGAGGGGAAGCGGGGAACATGAACGGGAAGCGGTGTGTGGGGACGGTCGCCGCGGCGGCGGCAGCGGTGTTCGCAGTGACCGGACCGGCGGGTGCCGAACCGGCCACGACATACGACACCACTACCGCGGTGGGTGTCCACAACGCTTACGAGAAGGAGAAGTACCCCTATTTCGCCGATGCGCTGGACTCCGGTGCCTCGCTGGTGGAACTCGATGTCTGGGCCAATGGACTGGGCCGGTCCTGGCGGGTCTCGCACAGCAACCCGCTGGGGAACAATAACAATTGCGAGGGCGCCGCGAGCGCCGCGGAGCTGCGGACCAAGGACACCGACCAGGACTTCGGTGCCTGTCTGGCCGATATGCGGGCCTGGCACGACGCCCACCCCGGCCACCGCCCCATCCTCGTCAAGGTCGAGATGAAGGACGGCTTCAACGCCAAGGGCGGCCGCGGGCCCGACGCCTTCGATGCGCTGGTACGGCAGAAGCTGGGCGATGCGGTCTACGGCCCCGGGGACCTGACGGCCGGTCACGCCACCCCCGACGAGGCCGTTCGGGCCAAGGGCTGGCCCGCCCGCTCCGCCCTGGCCGGAAAGTTTCTGATCGAGCTGATACCCGGCACCGTCGAGGAGCACAACCCGTTCGACAAGCTGTGGACCGACGTCGAATACGCCACCCACCTCAAGGACCTCGCCGCCCAGGGCAAGTTGGCGCAGTCGACAGCCTTCCCCGCCGTGCACGGCGCGGCCGCCGGCGATCCGCGCGAGCGCTATGCCGACCCGGCGCTGCGCCCGTGGTTCGTGGTCTTCGACGGCGATGCGGCGACGTATCTGGGCGGCGGTATCGACACCTCCTGGTACGACACCCGGCACTACCTCCTGGTGATGACGGACGCCCACAAGGTCCCGCCGGTGATCGACGGCACCCACCCCACCGAGGCCGAGGCCCTGGCCCGCGTCCGGCAACTCGCCGCCGCCCACGCCAGTTTCGCGACCGCGGACTGGTACCCGCTGCCGTCGGTCCTGAAGACGGTGGTGCCGCGCGGCGCATGAGCTACGACGTCGCGCGCCGGTACAGCGCCGCCAGGTCCGTGCCCAGGCGGCTGCTGTAGGACGTGGCGTCGTCGCCGCCCTCGTCGAGGCCGCCGATGACGCCGATGAGCGTCCCGGTGCCGGTGGCCGGGTCGACGTCGATGAGCATCGGGCCGCCGCTGGTGCCGTTGGGGAACCCCGGGCAGGCGAAACGGAGTTGGGTGCCGCTTTCGGCGTCCGCCGTGTGGCGGCAGGCGAGGGGTGTGTCCCGGTCCTCGGGGTAGCCGGTCAGCAGGGCCGGGCGGCCGGTGGGCGCGTCGAAGCGGATCTGCTCGGCGCCGGTGACCTCCTCGACCGTCCGGCCGTCCGTCGGCCGCCCGGCCCGGCGGACCCGCAGGAACGCCAGATCGCGGTCCGGGTCCCGGTCGGCGATCCACCGGGGATCGACATCGATCCGGGTGGGCACCCACAGGCCGTACGGCGCGATCCCGTCGCGCAGACCGGGTACGAAGACCAGCCGGGTGCGGAACCCGCCGTCGTGCACACAGTGCGCGGCGGTGGCGACCAGATCGCCGGCGGGGGAGTGCACCACGCTCGCCGTGCAGTGATGCCCGGGGTCGTCGCCGTCGTCGCCGGGGGAGAACAGCGCGCCGACGGGCGCCGAGGGGGCGGCCGGGGTCGCTTGCAGGGGCCGGGAGGCCGGGAGCGGGGCGGGACTGCCGTGGTCAGCGGAGACGGGCACCGGGGGGCCGGGCCGCTCCCGGTACGGTCCGGCGAGCAGTGCCGCCGCGGCCGCGTCCCCGGCGTGCCGCCCGGGCCGGTACGTGCCGGTGTGCGGGTCCCCGTCGGCCAGATACGGATCGCGCGCCCCGGCCCACAGCACCAGGGCCGCACCGCCCGCCAGCAGCCCCGCCGCCAGCAGCGCCAGCGCCACCCGCCGCTGGGGGTACCTCCCGGCGTGAGCCGGGGAAGCACCGCCGCCGGTTTCGTCCTCGGCCTCCGTCACACGGCGCGGCGCCTCCTTGGCCATCGTCCGCCCGTACTCGCCCGTCTCCATGGCCCTCAGTCTGCGTCACGCGCCGCGGTGACGCGCGCACCACGGCCGGGCGCAGGACCGGACCGTTAGGCCGTCGCGGGGTTGTGCCCGATGAGCGTCTCCGCCAGCCCGAACGCGTTAGGGAAGTCCATCGGGACGATGCCCAGCCCGCTCCAACCGTGCCCCTCCGACCCCGTCAACAGGTCCTTGACCTGCGGGTTCAGTCGGTCGGCGTTGGACCGCGGCGGCAGCAGCGCGGCGGTGCTGACGTAGTTGACATAGAGCTTGCCGGGCTCGGTGGCCGCCTTGCGGAACTGGGCGGCCACCTTCGGCCATTTCGCGAACGGCTCCGCCATGTAGTCGTCCTGGATGTCGAACAGCTGCGGATCGCCATACCGTACGCCCGGCATCCCGTCGGAGTCCGCCAGCAGGACGACCCTGCCACGGGCGTTGCCGAGGGCCGGCGGATCGCCGTCGAGGCGGAACAGCGGGCGGTAGCCCTTGCCGTCCAGATAGATGTCGAAGATCCGGCGGAATTCCGCGGCGGGGACCTCGGAGTACTCCTGCTTGACCCGCATCAGGACGGTTTCGGACGGATGCGCCCGCAAAAACGCCCGGCAGGAGTTCAGGACGTCGCCGAACATCAGCTGCTGGTAGAAGGCGCCGTGGTGGATGGCGAAGGCATCGTCGACGGCGCGGCAGCGGACGTCCAGGAAGCGGATGCCGGCGGCCAGTTGGTCATCGACGACGGTGTCCTGGCAGGCCACCCATGGGCCGCCGATGCGGGCGCAGGAGTCGTGGGTGCCGGGGATCGTCAGCCGCTGAAGGGGTGTCGTATCGGCCAGGGCCGACATCCAGTCCTGGACGTCGGCCCTGGTGAGGATCGATGGCCGCTCCGCCGCGTCGGCCGTGAAGCCGGCGCCCGCCAGCGCCCCCGCCGCCGTCAGCCCCACCGCGCCCCTGAGAAATCCCCGCCGGTCCAGTGCCATCCCGTCACCCCTGCCCGATACGAACGTGTGAACGCGGTCGGGGCATCGAACCACAGGGGCGGTGCGAAGGGCACCGGATCGGCGGGGAAGGGCCCGCATTCTCAGGAACGGACCGCCAGGGACAGCGCGAACCGCCCCGCGCGGTCGGTCCACCACTCGCGCAACTCCAGCCCGGCGGCGGCCAGTTCGTCCCGTACGCCGTCCTCGCGGAACTTGGCGGAGACCTCGGTGCGGACCTCCTCGCCCTCGGCGAAGGACACCGCCAGATCCACGCCGGTGATCTTGACGGTCAGCTCCTTGCGGGCCCGCAGCCGCATCTCGATCCACTCGTGCTCGGCGTTCCACACGGCGACATGTTCGAAGTCGGCCGGATCGAAATCGCCGCCCAGCTCGCGGTTGATGACCTGAAGGACGTTCTTGTTGAAGGCGGCCGTCACGCCCTGCGCGTCGTCGTACGCCGCGACCAGCGTCGCCTCGTCCTTGACCAGATCGGTGCCCAGCAGCAGGGCGTCGCCCGGCGAGAGCAGCTCGTGCACGGAGCGCAGGAACGCCGCGCGTTCCCCGGGCAGGAGGTTGCCGATGGTGCCGCCGAGGAAGGCCAGCAGCCGGGGGCCGGGCGTGCCGGGGAGGGTCAGACCCTCCTGGAAGTCGGCGACCAGGGCGTGCACGGTCAGGCCGGGGTGCTCGGTCAGCAGCGCCTTGCCCGCCGAGGTCAGCGCCGATTCGCTGACGTCGACCGGCACGTAGGTGTGCAGCCCGGTGAGGGCGCCGATCAGATGCCGGGTCTTGTCGGACGAGCCGGAGCCCAGCTCGATGAGCGTACGGGCGTCGGTGGCCGCGGCGATCTGCGGTGCGCGGGCGAGCAGGATCTCGCGCTCCGCGCGGGTGGGGTAGTACTCGGGCAGTCTGGTGATCTCCTCGAAGAGCTCGCTGCCGCGGGCGTCATAGAACCATTTGGGCGGCAGCTGTTTGGGCGTACGGGTCAGCCCCTGGGTGACGTCGGCGCGCAGCGCGGCCGAGGTGGCGTCGGCGGGGAGGGTGCGGGTGATGCTGAGCGAGCTCACGCGGCGGACTCCTTGAGCGGGGTGAGGTGGACGTCGGTGCGGGTGGCGCACACCAGGGTGCGGTCCGGGACCGGTGTCCACCGGGGGTCGTCGTCGTAGGGCTCGGAGGCTACGACGGTGCCGCCTCCGGGGTGGGTGTGGTGGAAGAGGGTGTCGCCCCAGGTCGTGGCGGCGATGGTGGTGCCGTCGGTCAGAAGCAGGTTCAGCCGGGAGCCGGGCGCGGCCCGCGCGACGTCGGCCACGGTGCCGGCCAGCGCCTCGCCCGGCGTCGCCCCGGCCGCCAGCCGGTGGCACACCAGCGCGAACAGGAACGCGGCATCGCAGCGGGCGGCCAGCTGGAGCAGCGCGACGGCGGGTAGCGCGGCGGCCAGCGGGGCGAGCGCATCGGGCCAGCCGAGCACCGCACCGTTGTGGCTGAACAGATACCGCCCGGACGCGAACGGCGCCGCCGCGGCCTCGGCATCGGCCCCCGCCTCGGAGGCATCCCGGACGGCGGCGAGCAGGGCGCCGGTGCGCACCACCCGACCCAGGTCGGGCAGCAGGTCGTCGGCCCAGATCGGGCCGGCCCGGCGGTAGCGGGCGGGTATCGGATCGTCCGGCGCATACCATCCGACGCCGAACCCGTCCGCGTTGACCGTTCCGTGCAGCTGCCGGCGCGGCGCCCAGGACTGCCGGTAGAGCCCCTGCGGCGGTTCCAGAACCACCTGGCCGAAGGGTATCTCCGGTCCCAGATAGGCGAGATGACGGCACATCAGGCGACCCCAAAGGCGCGCGGGACGGGCGCTGCCGCGGCGTTCATGCGGCCGCCGTCGGCTCGGCGTCCCGGGCGGTGCGGAACCCGGAGAAGATCTGTCGCCGCAGTGGCAGGTCCCAGTTGCGGAACGTCCCCCGGCAGGCGACCGGATCGACCGCGAAGGACCCGCCGCGCAGCACCTTGTACCGGTCGCCGAAGAACACCTCGGAGTACTCCCGGTAGGGGAAGGCGGCAAAGCCCGGATACGGCAGGAAGTCGCTGGCCGTCCACTCCCAGACGTCGCCGATCAACTGCCGTACACCGAGCGGGGATTGGCCCTCGGGATAACTGCCGACGGGCGCGGGCCTCAGGTGCCGCTGGCCGAGGTTGGCGCGGTCGGGGGTCGGGTCCTCGTCGCCCCACGGGTAGCGCAGCGCCCGCCCGGTGGCGGGATCGTGCCGGGCGGCCTTCTCCCATTCGGCCTCCGTCGGCAGCCGCCGCCCCGCCCAGCGTGCATAGGCGTCCGCCTCGTACCAGCTGACGTGCAGCACCGGCTCGTCCGGCGGTACCGGCTCGGTCACCCCGAACCGGCGGCGCAGCCACTGACGGCCCTCGCGCTTCCAGAACAGCGGCGCCCGCAGTCCGTGCTCCCGCACCTGCGCCCAGCCCTCCTTCGACCACCAGCGTGGTTCGTCGTAGCCGCCGTCGTCGATGAAGCACTCAAAGGCGCCGTTGCTGACCGGGGTGGTGTCGATCAGGAAGGCCGGAACGATCCTGCGGTGCGCGGGGCGCTCGTTGTCCAGCGCCCAGGGCTCGGTGGAGGTGCCCATGGTGAACGGGCCCGCGGGCACCAGGACTTCATCGGTCAGGATGCCGTCGAAGGTGGCCGGCGGCGGGGGAGCGGACAGCACGGCGGGGCCCCGGCGGAGCTGGTGTGTGATCAGCATGGTCTCGTCGTGCTGCTGCTCGTGCTGCGCGATCATGCCGAAGGCGAAACCGGCGTCCAGCAGCGGGCCGCCGCGCAGCGGAGTGGACTCCAGTACCTCCAGCACCCGGCCGCGTACCTCGGCCACATAGCCGTGCGCCTCGGCCGGTGCCAGCAGCGGCAGCGAAGGGCGCTCGGCGCGCGGATGCTCGAAGGCGTCGTAGACGGAGTCGATGTCCGGGCGCAGCGCGTCCCGGCCGCCGACGGTGCGCAGCAGCCACTGCTCCTCCTGGTTGCCGATGTGCGCCAGGTCCCACACCAGGGGCGACATCAGCGGGGAGTGCTGGGCGACGAGGTCGGGTTCTTCGACGCAGGTGGTCAGCAGGCGGGTACGGTCACGGGCGGCGAGCAGCGCCGCGGCCGCCCGGGTGCGGAGCGCCTCGGGGGTGAGCGGATCGGTGGTCACGGACGGGCCCTCCCAAGGAGCTCGGTGATGTCCCCGTCGCTCGGGTGCGCGTGGGCGGCCTCCGCTTCCGCGGCGCACAGGGCGTCGAGATGGTCGTCGGCGGGGCAGCGGCCGCGGGCCACAAAGCGTTCGGTGAAATCCGCGACGGCCGCGATCACCTCCGGGGCGGCTCCCAGCCGGGGCAGCGCCTCCTGGGCGGCGGCGAAGCAGGCCACCGCGGCCGCATGCAGCTCGGGGTCGGTCAGCGCGCCGCGGACCGCATGCCGCCACAGCGGATTGCGCGGTGCGGGACGCGAACCGGCCGTTTCCGCAAGGGGTTTGACGATGCGATAGGCCCGCTCCGCGGCCTCGACGTCGTCGAACAGGGCGGCCGTCACCGCCAGCGGCACGATCCAGCCCCCGTCGCCCGCCTGTGCGTCGATCATCCGCAGCTCCAGATGGCCGCGCGGACGCACCGGCGGGAAGAGGGTGCTGACGTGGTAGTCCAGGTCCTCCCGGGTCGGGGGCCGGGGCCGGCCGGTGCGGACCCAGTCGCGGAAGGTCAGCCCCTGCGGCGCGTCCCAGGGCCCGTCCTCGCGCCGTACGCACATCACCGGTGCGTCCAGCACATAGCGCGCCCAGGCGGCCCGCGGGTCCGCCGACTGCGGCGGGGCGAGCGTGCGGCCGGGATCCAGCTGGGACCAGACGACCTGGCGGGTGGTGCGATAGCCGGTCGGGCAGCCCTCGCTGGCCGGCGAATTGGCGAACGCCGCACACAACACTGCGCCCAGCAGATGCGACATCAGCCACCGGCGGCCCAGCCCGAGCGGTCCCGGCTCCTCGTAACCGGCGTCCACACAGACCTGGACGGACGCGGTGGAGCACATCATGGACCGGCCGGCGCCGCCCCAGCGGTCGAAATACGCCTCCATGGCGCTGTAGCGGGGATCGTCGGTCAGCACCCGGTGCGGGGGATGCCAGGGATTGTGGCCGTGTCCCGCCATGCCCAGGCCCATGGCACGCATCGCGGGGCGGACCAGCGCCAGATCGGCCGCGACGGACTCGATGCAGGCGGTCAGGGAGGTGGCGGGCAGCGAGCTGAGCTCCAGCTGGCCGCCGGGTTCGAAGGTCAGAAGGGAGGTGAGGGGGAGGGTGCGCAGATGGTGGGCCGCGGAGTGCAGCC is a genomic window of Streptomyces gilvosporeus containing:
- a CDS encoding phosphatidylinositol-specific phospholipase C domain-containing protein — translated: MNGKRCVGTVAAAAAAVFAVTGPAGAEPATTYDTTTAVGVHNAYEKEKYPYFADALDSGASLVELDVWANGLGRSWRVSHSNPLGNNNNCEGAASAAELRTKDTDQDFGACLADMRAWHDAHPGHRPILVKVEMKDGFNAKGGRGPDAFDALVRQKLGDAVYGPGDLTAGHATPDEAVRAKGWPARSALAGKFLIELIPGTVEEHNPFDKLWTDVEYATHLKDLAAQGKLAQSTAFPAVHGAAAGDPRERYADPALRPWFVVFDGDAATYLGGGIDTSWYDTRHYLLVMTDAHKVPPVIDGTHPTEAEALARVRQLAAAHASFATADWYPLPSVLKTVVPRGA
- a CDS encoding trypsin-like serine peptidase translates to METGEYGRTMAKEAPRRVTEAEDETGGGASPAHAGRYPQRRVALALLAAGLLAGGAALVLWAGARDPYLADGDPHTGTYRPGRHAGDAAAAALLAGPYRERPGPPVPVSADHGSPAPLPASRPLQATPAAPSAPVGALFSPGDDGDDPGHHCTASVVHSPAGDLVATAAHCVHDGGFRTRLVFVPGLRDGIAPYGLWVPTRIDVDPRWIADRDPDRDLAFLRVRRAGRPTDGRTVEEVTGAEQIRFDAPTGRPALLTGYPEDRDTPLACRHTADAESGTQLRFACPGFPNGTSGGPMLIDVDPATGTGTLIGVIGGLDEGGDDATSYSSRLGTDLAALYRRATS
- a CDS encoding phosphatidylinositol-specific phospholipase C, with amino-acid sequence MALDRRGFLRGAVGLTAAGALAGAGFTADAAERPSILTRADVQDWMSALADTTPLQRLTIPGTHDSCARIGGPWVACQDTVVDDQLAAGIRFLDVRCRAVDDAFAIHHGAFYQQLMFGDVLNSCRAFLRAHPSETVLMRVKQEYSEVPAAEFRRIFDIYLDGKGYRPLFRLDGDPPALGNARGRVVLLADSDGMPGVRYGDPQLFDIQDDYMAEPFAKWPKVAAQFRKAATEPGKLYVNYVSTAALLPPRSNADRLNPQVKDLLTGSEGHGWSGLGIVPMDFPNAFGLAETLIGHNPATA
- the egtD gene encoding L-histidine N(alpha)-methyltransferase; protein product: MSSLSITRTLPADATSAALRADVTQGLTRTPKQLPPKWFYDARGSELFEEITRLPEYYPTRAEREILLARAPQIAAATDARTLIELGSGSSDKTRHLIGALTGLHTYVPVDVSESALTSAGKALLTEHPGLTVHALVADFQEGLTLPGTPGPRLLAFLGGTIGNLLPGERAAFLRSVHELLSPGDALLLGTDLVKDEATLVAAYDDAQGVTAAFNKNVLQVINRELGGDFDPADFEHVAVWNAEHEWIEMRLRARKELTVKITGVDLAVSFAEGEEVRTEVSAKFREDGVRDELAAAGLELREWWTDRAGRFALSLAVRS
- the egtC gene encoding ergothioneine biosynthesis protein EgtC; its protein translation is MCRHLAYLGPEIPFGQVVLEPPQGLYRQSWAPRRQLHGTVNADGFGVGWYAPDDPIPARYRRAGPIWADDLLPDLGRVVRTGALLAAVRDASEAGADAEAAAAPFASGRYLFSHNGAVLGWPDALAPLAAALPAVALLQLAARCDAAFLFALVCHRLAAGATPGEALAGTVADVARAAPGSRLNLLLTDGTTIAATTWGDTLFHHTHPGGGTVVASEPYDDDPRWTPVPDRTLVCATRTDVHLTPLKESAA
- the egtB gene encoding ergothioneine biosynthesis protein EgtB, coding for MTTDPLTPEALRTRAAAALLAARDRTRLLTTCVEEPDLVAQHSPLMSPLVWDLAHIGNQEEQWLLRTVGGRDALRPDIDSVYDAFEHPRAERPSLPLLAPAEAHGYVAEVRGRVLEVLESTPLRGGPLLDAGFAFGMIAQHEQQHDETMLITHQLRRGPAVLSAPPPPATFDGILTDEVLVPAGPFTMGTSTEPWALDNERPAHRRIVPAFLIDTTPVSNGAFECFIDDGGYDEPRWWSKEGWAQVREHGLRAPLFWKREGRQWLRRRFGVTEPVPPDEPVLHVSWYEADAYARWAGRRLPTEAEWEKAARHDPATGRALRYPWGDEDPTPDRANLGQRHLRPAPVGSYPEGQSPLGVRQLIGDVWEWTASDFLPYPGFAAFPYREYSEVFFGDRYKVLRGGSFAVDPVACRGTFRNWDLPLRRQIFSGFRTARDAEPTAAA
- the egtA gene encoding ergothioneine biosynthesis glutamate--cysteine ligase EgtA — translated: MPVRPAETEAELEAHLHGICFKTGPPQRIGVEIEWLVHDARNPRCPVEPDRLHSAAHHLRTLPLTSLLTFEPGGQLELSSLPATSLTACIESVAADLALVRPAMRAMGLGMAGHGHNPWHPPHRVLTDDPRYSAMEAYFDRWGGAGRSMMCSTASVQVCVDAGYEEPGPLGLGRRWLMSHLLGAVLCAAFANSPASEGCPTGYRTTRQVVWSQLDPGRTLAPPQSADPRAAWARYVLDAPVMCVRREDGPWDAPQGLTFRDWVRTGRPRPPTREDLDYHVSTLFPPVRPRGHLELRMIDAQAGDGGWIVPLAVTAALFDDVEAAERAYRIVKPLAETAGSRPAPRNPLWRHAVRGALTDPELHAAAVACFAAAQEALPRLGAAPEVIAAVADFTERFVARGRCPADDHLDALCAAEAEAAHAHPSDGDITELLGRARP